The Drosophila innubila isolate TH190305 chromosome 3R unlocalized genomic scaffold, UK_Dinn_1.0 2_E_3R, whole genome shotgun sequence genome has a segment encoding these proteins:
- the LOC117792721 gene encoding tachykinins isoform X2, with amino-acid sequence MQNKQLLFLLLLLTAAATVSSDVDVEAMDADGSTINTSTPGGKQLSRNLVKRAPTSSFIGMRGKKEQEGTSDANWLGPDPLDYGEDDVDNYYNENGRRLKKAPLAFVGMRGKKFSVGNSHLRDLVQHMEEKRLRENILQDFLDRLAIDGGDVGKRAPTGFTGMRGKRPAMGDSDALGDEEDAMELLEKRAPVNSFVGMRGKKDVSHQHYKRAALSEAYDVRGKKQRYTDFNNKFVAVRGKKSDLGDDIDIEQNAVQPWDYLIGEKRAPSGFVGMRGKRPALVE; translated from the exons ATGCAAAATAAGCAACTGTTattcctgctgttgttgctaacagcggcagcaactgTTAGcagcgacgttgacgttgaagCAATGGACGCAGACGGCAGCACGATTAACACGTCGACGCCTGGAGGGAAGCAGCTGTCGAGAAATCTGGTGAAACGTGCTCCTACCTCCAGCTTCATTGGCATGAGGGGCAAAAAGGAACAGGAGGGGACGTCAGATGCAAATTGGCTGGGCCCCGATCCATTAGACTACGGTGAAGATGATGTGGACAACTATTACAATGAGAACGGGAGGAGATTAAAGAAAGCACCTTTGGCTTTTGTCGGCATGCGCGGCAAGAAATTTTCGGTGGGCAACAGTCATCTGCGGGATTTAGTTCAACACATGGAGGAGAAACGATTGCGTGAGAATATTCTACAGGACTTCCTCGATCGCCTGGCAATTGATGGTGGCGATGTGGGAAAACGAGCGCCGACTGGTTTTACAGGGATGCGAGGCAAGCGTCCGGCCATGGGTGACAGCGATGCTCTCGGGGATGAGGAGGACGCCATGGAGCTGCTGGAAAAACGAGCTCCTGTGAACTCATTTGTAGGCATGCGAGGTAAAAAAGATGTCTCACATCAACACTACAAGCGGGCCGCTCTGTCCGAG gcaTACGATGTGCGTGGCAAGAAGCAGAGATATACGGactttaacaataaatttgtggCTGTGCGTGGCAAGAAGAGTGACCTGGGGGATGACATCGATATAGAACAGAATGCAGTACAGCCTTGGGACTATCTCATCGGGGAGAAGCGGGCGCCAAGCGGCTTTGTTGGCATGCGAGGCAAACGTCCAG CGCTTGTGGAGTAA
- the LOC117792721 gene encoding tachykinins isoform X1 has protein sequence MQNKQLLFLLLLLTAAATVSSDVDVEAMDADGSTINTSTPGGKQLSRNLVKRAPTSSFIGMRGKKEQEGTSDANWLGPDPLDYGEDDVDNYYNENGRRLKKAPLAFVGMRGKKFSVGNSHLRDLVQHMEEKRLRENILQDFLDRLAIDGGDVGKRAPTGFTGMRGKRPAMGDSDALGDEEDAMELLEKRAPVNSFVGMRGKKDVSHQHYKRAALSEMWHKYFKKAYDVRGKKQRYTDFNNKFVAVRGKKSDLGDDIDIEQNAVQPWDYLIGEKRAPSGFVGMRGKRPALVE, from the exons ATGCAAAATAAGCAACTGTTattcctgctgttgttgctaacagcggcagcaactgTTAGcagcgacgttgacgttgaagCAATGGACGCAGACGGCAGCACGATTAACACGTCGACGCCTGGAGGGAAGCAGCTGTCGAGAAATCTGGTGAAACGTGCTCCTACCTCCAGCTTCATTGGCATGAGGGGCAAAAAGGAACAGGAGGGGACGTCAGATGCAAATTGGCTGGGCCCCGATCCATTAGACTACGGTGAAGATGATGTGGACAACTATTACAATGAGAACGGGAGGAGATTAAAGAAAGCACCTTTGGCTTTTGTCGGCATGCGCGGCAAGAAATTTTCGGTGGGCAACAGTCATCTGCGGGATTTAGTTCAACACATGGAGGAGAAACGATTGCGTGAGAATATTCTACAGGACTTCCTCGATCGCCTGGCAATTGATGGTGGCGATGTGGGAAAACGAGCGCCGACTGGTTTTACAGGGATGCGAGGCAAGCGTCCGGCCATGGGTGACAGCGATGCTCTCGGGGATGAGGAGGACGCCATGGAGCTGCTGGAAAAACGAGCTCCTGTGAACTCATTTGTAGGCATGCGAGGTAAAAAAGATGTCTCACATCAACACTACAAGCGGGCCGCTCTGTCCGAG ATGTggcacaaatattttaaaaaggcaTACGATGTGCGTGGCAAGAAGCAGAGATATACGGactttaacaataaatttgtggCTGTGCGTGGCAAGAAGAGTGACCTGGGGGATGACATCGATATAGAACAGAATGCAGTACAGCCTTGGGACTATCTCATCGGGGAGAAGCGGGCGCCAAGCGGCTTTGTTGGCATGCGAGGCAAACGTCCAG CGCTTGTGGAGTAA